Below is a window of Herbiconiux aconitum DNA.
GCATCTGCTGGGTTCCGCCGTTGCCGAGCTTCACCCAGGAGGTCTGCACGTGGTCGATGCGCCCGTGCAGCATGAGTCGCGACACCGCGTGGATGGCCCGGTTCTCCTGCACGGTCGGCCCCGGCCGGGCAACGCCCGCGAGGTAGACGGGGGAGTTCATGTGGATGAACGGCAGCAGCACGAACTCCGTGAACCCGCCGGTCTCGTCCTGGAGGCGCGACAGCGTGCGCAGGTGCCCCACCCAATGCGTCGGGTTGTCGACGTGCCCGTACATCATGGTCGACGACGACCGCAGCCCCACCTGGTGCGCCGCGGTGACGATCTCGATCCACTGCGCGGCCGGCAGCTTGCCCTTCGTGAGCACCCACCGCACGTCGTCGTCGAGGATCTCGGCGGCCGTGCCCGGAATGGTGTCGAGCCCGGCGGCCTTCGCCTCGAGCAGGAAGTCGCGGAACGACAGCCCTGTGCGGGCGGCCCCGTTCACGATCTCCATCGGCGAGAACGCGTGCAGGTGGATGTCGGGCTGCCGCGCCTTCACCGTGCGCGCGAGGTCGAAGTAGGCCGTGCCCGGCAGGTCGGGATGGATGCCGCCCTGCATGCAGATCTCGGTGGCCCCGATCGACCAGGCCTCGTCGACGCGGTCGCCGACCTGTTCCATCGACAGCGTGTAGGCATCCGCATCGTTGCGTCGCTGAGCGAAGGCGCAGAAGCGGCATCCGGTGTAGCAGACGTTCGTGAAGTTGATGTTGCGGTTCACGACGTAGCCGACCTCGTCGCCGACGGTGGCGCGCCGCACCTCGTCGGCGAGGGCGGCGAGCGCCTCGAGGTCGGGGCCGTCGGCGCCGAGCAGCGTGAGGTAGTCGGCATCCGAGAGTCCGGCGGGGTCGACGGATGCCCGCAGCAGCGCCGAGCGCACCGCCGGATCTCCGGATGCGCGCGTGCTGTTGCCGGGGTTCGCTCCCACGTGCTCGCGCAGCTCCGACCAGTCGCCGTAGACGTCGTCGAAGTCACTGCGGCGGTCGCCGGTGCGCCCGACGGTGTCGATCTCGGTGTGCAGCTCCGTGCGGCCCGATCCCGACGAGCCCCACTCCGGCTCCTGCCACGGCAGACCGACCGGGTTGCGGCCTTCGACGGCGAGTCCGTCTTCGGCCGCCAGTGCCCGCACGTGCGGAAGCACCCGGGGATCGATCCAGGGCTCTTCGGCGCGCACGAAGTGCGGATGGGCGGTGAGTCGCTCCCGCAGCGTGAAGCCCGCGTCGGCGGTGAGCCGCGCCAGGTCGTCGATGTGCGGCCACGGTCGCTCGGGGTTCACATGGTCGGGAGTGAGGGGTGAGACGCCGCCCCAGTCGTCGATGCCGGCGCGCACGAGCAGCGACAGCTCGCGCGCATCCGTGAGGTTCGGCGGAGCCTGGATGCGCGCCTTCGGCCCCAGCACCAGACGCGTCACCGCCACCGCGGCCACGTACTCCTGGGTCTCGAGGTCGTCGGCCGCCATCATGGCCGTGGCCGGCTTCGCGCGGAAGTTCTGGATGATGACTTCCTGCACGTGCCCGTGGCGGCGTGCGGCGGAACGGATGGCGAACATGCCGTCGACCCGCTCCTCGTAGTTCTCGCCGATGCCGAGCAGGAGGCCCGTGGTGAAGGGCACGTTCGAGCGCCCCGCGTCTTCGATCACGCGCAGGCGCAGCGCCGGGTCTTTGTCGGGCGAGCCGTAGTGGGCCTGGCCCTTCTCCGTCCAGAGGCGGGTCGAGGTGGTTTCGAGCATCATGCCCATCGAGGGAGCCACCGGCTTCAGCCGCTGGATCTCCTCCCACGTCATCACCCCGGGGTTCAGATGGGGGAGAAGCCCGGTCTCTTCGAGCACGCGGATGGCCATGGCCCGGAGATAGGCGATGGTGGAGTCGTAACCGTGCGCATCCAGCCACTCGCGGGCCGCGGGCCAGCGGTCTTCGGGCCGGTCGCCGAGGGTGAACAGTGCCTCCTTGCAACCGAGGGCGGCGCCCTGGCGAGCGACTTCGAGCACCTCGTCGGGCGACATGAAGGGAGCCTTGCCCTGCTTGGCGAGGCCGCCGGGGGTCTGCACGAAGGTGCAGTAGTGGCAGCGGTCGCGGCAGAGGTGGGTGAGCGGGATGAACACCTTGCGCGAATAGGTGATGACGCCCGGACGCCCGGCGATCTCGAGCCCGGCGTCACGCACGCGGGAGGCGGCGGCCAGCAGACGATCGAGGTCGTCGCCACGGGCGTGCAGCAGCGTCTCGGCTTCGGTCGCGTTCAGCGAGACACCTTCGTCGGCACGCTTCAGCGCCCGCCGGATCGCGGACGCGTTCGGCACGAACGACTGGACGACGGGCGGCGGCGAAGCCTTGCGACGGGTGGGAACGGGCAGATCAGCAGGCATGGGCGACGACCTCGAAGTATCGGAAGAGATAACAAGAGAGCAGGGCCCAAAGCCAGACCCAGAACCAGAATAGAACGAGCCTACCCCCTGTTCTGGAGCACGCCCGAACCGGGAGCGCTGTGCCACTATTGCCCCAGAACGACGAATGGGGATCGACTTGGCTGAGACAGCAATCCGTGGCACCTTCTTGGATTTCGTCGATGACCCGTGGAAACACGTCGGTCGCGAAGACGAGTCGGTGCGGTTCCACTCCGACGGGTTGCTCGTCATCGACGACGGCACGATCACCGACTTCGGGCCGTACGCCGAGGTCGCGCCGCGGCATCCGGGAGTCTCCGTCACCGAGATCACCGACCGCATCATCCTGCCCGGCTTCATCGACGGCCACATCCACCTGCCGCAGACCCGGGTGCTCGGCGCCTACGGTGAGCAGCTGCTGCCCTGGTTGCAGAAGTGGGTGTTCCCCGAGGAACACAAATACGCCGACCGCGCCTACGCCGAAGAGGGCACGAAGCACTTCTTCGACAACCTGCTCGCCTCGGGCACCACGACCGCGCAGACCTTCACCACCGGCAACCTCACCTGCAACGAGGTGTTCTTCGAGGAGGCCGCGCGTCGCAACATGCGGATGATCGGCGGGCTCACCGGCATCGACCGGCACGTTCCCGACTACTTCGCCAACACGCCCGAGCAGTTCTACGACGACTCGAAGACGCTGATCGAGAAGCACCACGGGGTGGGCCGCAGCCTCTACGCCATCACGCCGCGCTTCGGCTTCGGCGCCTCGAACGAGCTGCTGGCCGCGTGCCGGCGGCTCAAGCAGGAGTATCCGGAGCTGTGGATCAACACCCACATCTCCGAGAACCCCGCCGAGATCCACGGCGTGCTGGCGCTGCACGACGACTGCCACGACTACCTCGGCGTCTACGAGAAGTACGACCTGGTGGGCCCGAAGTTCACGGGCGGTCATGGCGTGTGGCTCTCGAACGACGAGTTCCGCCGCATCTCGGAGTCGGGCGCCGCGGTCTCGTTCTGCCCCTCGTCGAACCTCTACCTCGGCAGCGGACTGTTCCGCCTGGGTCGCGCGACCGATCCCGAGCACCGCGTGCTGCTGAACTTCGGCACCGACATGGGCGGCGGAAACCGCTTCAGTCTGCTCAACTCGCTCGAAGACGCCTACAAGGTCGGGATGCTCAACAACACCCTCCTCGACGGCTCGGTCATTCCGAGCGAACAGGATCTCGCGGAGTCGGAGCGCAACAAGCTGTCGCCGTTCCGCGCCTTCTATTCGCTCACGAAGGGCGCCGCCGAGTCGCTCTACATCGACCACCTGGTGGGCAGCTTCGACATCGGCAAGGAAGCCGACTTCGTGGTGCTGGACTGGAACGCGGGCCCGCCCGCGACCGCCTGGCACCAGAGCATGCTGCACGACGGCGGGGAGCTCACGCTCGAGGCGGCATCCGACCTGCTGTTCGGCATCATGATGGTCAGCGACGAGCGGGCCGTCGACGAAACCTGGGTGATGGGCGAGCGCGCGTACAAGAAGGCCTGAGCATGACGGTGGCCCTGGTGGTGCACCGACGTCTGGCCGAGGAGAGCTACCCCGATTACTCCAGCTGGCAGGAGAAGGTCGGCCGGCGCATCGAGGAGTGGCCCGGTTTCCTCGATCGCCGCGTCATCCGACCCGACCCGCCGTTGCAGGTCGACTGGGTGATCGTGCAACGGTTCCGCGACATCGATTCGGCCCGCGGATGGTTGCAGAGCGCCGACAGGCTGGCGCTCCTCGACGAGGTGAAGGACCACTTCATCGGTAACGACGACGTGCACCTGTTCACCGAGGAGTCCGAGAAGCCGGCGGAGGCGGCATCCGTGCTCATCTCGAGCCGGGTGCCCGAGGCCGACGAAGCGGCCTTCCTCGACTGGCAGCGGCAGATCTCGGCCGCGGAGTCGCGCTTCGACGGCTTTCTCGGTCACAAGATCGAGCGACCGATTCCCGGCGTGCAGGAGGACTGGGTCGTTGCGCTCAGCTTCGACACCCCCGAGCACCTCGAGAAATGGATCGAGTCGCCCGAGCGCGAGGCGCTGCTCGCCGCGGGCCGCGACTACAACGAGCAGCTGACGCTCACGCGCGCGAGCTACGGGTTCGGGTTCTGGTCGGGTCAGAAGGGCAAAGACCTGCCTGACCCGGTCTTCAAAAGCAACCTGCTGGTGCTGCTGATGCTCTATCCGATCGTCTTCCTCTGGGGCTACTTCATCGCCGATCCGCTGTTCGCCGATCACGGGGTGCCGTTCTGGCTGTCGTTGTTCATCGGCAACGTGGTGTCGACCCAGCTGCTCGGTTGGTTCTTCGTGCCGTGGGCGTTCAAGCTGTTCGGCTGGTGGGTGAAACGCAACCAGCCGGCGCGCGTTCATGCGGCGGGGTACGCCATCATCATCGCGCTCTACCTCGTGTCGATGGCGGTCTACGCGGGGTTGCTGGCGCTTCGGGGGTAGGCCCTGGTGCTGTGGGCGAGGCCGCGGCACGATGGGGGCATGACCTCATCGCACGGATATCCCGCGTTCCGGCAGGTGGTGCTCGACACGGAGGATGCGCGCTCGCTCGCCGAGTTCTACCACCACCTGTTGGCGTTGCCCTACCAGGAGGGTGACGAACCGCCCCTGGAAGGATCGCCCGATCCGCTCGGGCAGGACTGGCTCGTGCTTCTCGGCCCCGACGGGCGCCGGCTGCTCGCGTTCCAACAGGTGGCGAGCATGCCGCCGCCCACCTGGCCCGAGGGGCCACGGCCGCAGATGCTGCACCTCGACTTCTCGGTGCCCGACCGGGAGGAGTTGGCGCGGCACCGCGACCGGGCTCTGCTGCTCGGAGCGACCATCCTGCGCGATGACGACGCCGACGACCCCGAGGAGCCGATCTACATCTTCGCCGACCCTTCAGGTCACCCCTTCTGCATCTTTGTTGCCGCCTCTGCCGGCTCTTCTGCCTAGTCCGCCGTTTCGGGAGGAGCAGCGGGCAACGACGCCCGTATAGGACGATCGTTCGGCGCTCCTCCTCCCGAAACGGCGCGTGGTCAGCGGATGGCGGCGGCCAGGGCGTCGGCGGCGAGCTGCGCGCTGGTGTCCGGGTCGCTCATCCAGAGGGGCACCACCGAAGTGCGGATGCCGGCCGCTTCGAGAACGGGGGCGCTCGCCGCATCCGTCTCGTCGATCAGCCAGGCGTCGAGCAAGCCGCCGCCCCGAGACCTCGATCCGTAGTGCTTCGCGACGGCGGCGGCCGTGGTCTCGACGCCGATGGCGGTGAGGCAGGCGTCGGCCATGCCGCGCACCGCAGCGCCGGAGATGATGGGGGAGACCCCGACGATCGGCGCTCGGGCGGCACGAAGGGCGTTCCGCACGCCGTTGACGCCGAGGATGGTGCCGATGGAGACCACAGGATTCGACGGTGCGATCAGGATGACGTCGGCGCCCTCGATGGCGTGCAGCACCTGGGGCGTGGGCTTCGCCGCATCCACCCCGACCTGGATGAAGCGTTGCGCCGGCACGTTCGCGCGGTACTTCACCCACCATTCCTCGAAGTGCACGACCTTGCGCTGGCCTTCGACGTCGATGACCACGTGGGTTTCGACCGGCTGGTCGCTCATCGGCAGGAGGCGCACGCCGGGGTTCCAGCGTTCGGCGAGGCGGGCGGTGGCTTCGGTGAGCGTGAGGCCGTCGCGCAAGAAGCTGGAGCGGGCGATGTGCGTGCCGAGATCGAGATCGCCCAGGGTGAACCAGGGCCAGCCTATGCCGTAGGCGGTGAGTTCTGCGCTGACGCGTTCGGTCTCGCCTTGGCGGCCCCAGCCGCGCTCGTCGTCGTTGGCGCCCCCGAGGGTGTACATGATCGAGTCGAGGTCGGGGCACACCCGCAGCCCGGTCAGCCACATGTCGTCGCCGGTGTTCACCACCGCTGTGACTTCGGCGGTCGAGCCGCCGTCGCCGTTCGGATACCGCGACCTCAGGTGTGTGCGCAGCCCCCGCAGGAACCGTGCCCCTCCGACGCCGCCCGCGAGAACCGTAACTTTCACGACTCCATTCAACCCCATCCGTGCGGGCGCCTTCGCTGGTCGCGCTCAGTATCCGGTGGCGTCGATGGTCGCCAGCACACTGTGAACTCCCTCATCTCGGCGAGGCCGAGCTGCTCTGCCAGCGTCGCAGCAGGGGCGAGGTCGTCGCAGCTCGCTGCACCCGGGGCAGCGAGGTACCTTTCGGCTGCCGAAGCGCCTCTGCCACCTCACGTGGCGCGGGCAGCACCGGCCAGGAGCGCGCCGACCTGGTCGAACTCCTCCCGCACGCGTCCGGCCGTCACCCTCAGGAACTGGGGGTGACCGGGCGCCGGCGCCGTGGCCGCGAACGTCGAGCCGGCGGCCACCCGGATGCCGCTCGCGGCCAGCGTGACGATCGCCGCCTTCTCGTCGACCACCGGAATCCAGGTGTTGATGCCGTCGGAGGGCTGATGCGGGAGCCCGTTGCGCACGAGCGACTCCGAGAGCAGGCGCTGCCGGGCCTGGTACATCCGCCGGGCGTCGTGCACCGTCGTCACCGACGAACTGGCCGTCAGCAGCTCGTAGAGGATGGTCTGCAGCATCCGCGAAGTCCAGCCGGGGCCGAGCATCCGGCGCGCCACGATCCGGTCGATGAGCGCCTCCGGGCCGCCGAGAGCCGCGATGCGCAGGTCGGGGCCGTGCGATTTCGCATAGCTCCGGATGTGCAGGGTGCGGTGGGGAAGCCAGCGTCCGATGCTGAGCGGGGGAGCGCTGGAGATCTCGCCCGAGTGGTCGTCTTCGATCACTACGGGGTCGCCGAGGTGCTCGTGTGCGCGCAGCACCCGGGCGATTTCGCGCATCCGGCTCTCGGTCATCGACAGGCCGGTGGGATTCTGGGCGCGGGGCTGCAGCAGGATGGCGACCGGATTCAGCTGCAGTGCCCGGGCGAGCTGCTCGGGCAGCATCCCTTCGGCGTCGAGATCGACGGCCAGCCGCTCCACCCCGATGTGATCGAGCAGATCGAGGAAGGGCGGGAAGGTCGGATTCTCCACCACGACGCGATCGCCGTACCGCACCAGGGTCTCCAGCGACCGGGAGATGGCGTCGAGCGCGCCGTCGACGATGGTGAGGGACGCGACCGGGTACGGCCACGCCGCCCGCAGCAGCAGGTCGAGATCCGGCAGCACCGGCGCGCTCAGGTAGCTCGCCGTGTCGGCCCGGGTGGGGAGCTTCGTGAGGGCTCCGCTGAGGTCGGGGAGGAGCTCCGGATCGGGGGTGCCGGTCGACAGATCCAGGCGCGCCACCACGTGTGAGCCCGCCAGCTCGCCGAAGTGCGGCGGCATCCAGGGCGTCGAGGCCTGCAGCACGTAGCTTCCGGCGCGCCCGCGGGAGGTGATCAGCCCGACCCCCGACAGGGCCTGCCACGCGTTGCTGACCGTGGCCGGGCTGACTCCGAGCGTCGCCGCGACGTCGCGTACGGTGGGAAGACGGTCGCCGGCACTCAGAGCACCGGATCGGATGAGACGGGAGATGGCGGCGGCGATGCCCTCCGGCGTGCGGTATTCCACCGCATCGACGATCTGATCGAGCATCCGTGCTCCGTTCTACGAGATGGTGCTCGGCGAAGTGGTGCTCGTGCCTCTTGACATATTTACTCCCGCGTCACAATCTGAAACACACGAGAAATGTTCAAACCGAATAATAACAAAACGGGGATGTGATGAACACTCCGGCATCCGTTCGAAAGGACCTGCAGATGACGACCGTTCGTGCCGCGATCACCCAGACCACCTGGACCGGCGACAAGGAGTCGATGCTCCAGAAGCACGAGGGCTTCATGCGGGAGGCTGCGGCCGAGGGCGCGCAGGTGATCTGCTTCCAGGAACTGTTCTACGGGCCCTACTTCGGCATCACGCAGGACAAGAAGTACTACCGCTACGCCGAACCGGCCGACGGCCCGATCGTGCAGCGTTTCGCGGCGCTCGCCAAGGAGCTCAACATGGTCGCGATCCTCCCGATCTACGAGGAGGAGCAGACCGGCGTCTACTACAACACCGCCGTCATCGTGGATGCCGACGGAACGATTCTCGGCAAGTACCGCAAGCACCACATCCCGCATCTCGAGTCGTTCTACGAGAAGTTCTACTTCCGCCCTGGCAACCTCGGCTACCCCGTGTTCGACACCGCTGTCGGCAAGATCGGCGTGCACATCTGCTACGACCGGCACTTCCCCGAGGGCTGGCGCGAACTGGGCTTGAACGGCGCCCAGATGGTGTTCAACCCGAACGCGTCGAAGCCTGGCCTCTCGAACCGCCTCTGGGAGCTCGAAGGCCCTGCCGCGGCGGGCGCGAACCAGTACTTCGTGCTCGTGCCCAACCGCGTCGGCAAAGAAGACAACGAGTACGGCGACCTCGCCGTGAACTTCTACGGCACCTCCTACGTCGTCGACCCCCGCGGCAACTACGTGGGCGAGACCGGCTCCAGCGAGCACGAGGAGATCCTCATCCGCGATCTCGACCTCGACGCCATCCGCGACACCCGCGACGACTGGCAGTTCTACCGCGACCGCCGC
It encodes the following:
- a CDS encoding bifunctional FO biosynthesis protein CofGH translates to MPADLPVPTRRKASPPPVVQSFVPNASAIRRALKRADEGVSLNATEAETLLHARGDDLDRLLAAASRVRDAGLEIAGRPGVITYSRKVFIPLTHLCRDRCHYCTFVQTPGGLAKQGKAPFMSPDEVLEVARQGAALGCKEALFTLGDRPEDRWPAAREWLDAHGYDSTIAYLRAMAIRVLEETGLLPHLNPGVMTWEEIQRLKPVAPSMGMMLETTSTRLWTEKGQAHYGSPDKDPALRLRVIEDAGRSNVPFTTGLLLGIGENYEERVDGMFAIRSAARRHGHVQEVIIQNFRAKPATAMMAADDLETQEYVAAVAVTRLVLGPKARIQAPPNLTDARELSLLVRAGIDDWGGVSPLTPDHVNPERPWPHIDDLARLTADAGFTLRERLTAHPHFVRAEEPWIDPRVLPHVRALAAEDGLAVEGRNPVGLPWQEPEWGSSGSGRTELHTEIDTVGRTGDRRSDFDDVYGDWSELREHVGANPGNSTRASGDPAVRSALLRASVDPAGLSDADYLTLLGADGPDLEALAALADEVRRATVGDEVGYVVNRNINFTNVCYTGCRFCAFAQRRNDADAYTLSMEQVGDRVDEAWSIGATEICMQGGIHPDLPGTAYFDLARTVKARQPDIHLHAFSPMEIVNGAARTGLSFRDFLLEAKAAGLDTIPGTAAEILDDDVRWVLTKGKLPAAQWIEIVTAAHQVGLRSSSTMMYGHVDNPTHWVGHLRTLSRLQDETGGFTEFVLLPFIHMNSPVYLAGVARPGPTVQENRAIHAVSRLMLHGRIDHVQTSWVKLGNGGTQQMLQGGADDLGGTLMEETISRMAGADNGSEKTVDELEGMITEIGRVPVQRTTTYGRPTAERVAVAREFASRGFAATGKSLRLLPMA
- the guaD gene encoding guanine deaminase encodes the protein MAETAIRGTFLDFVDDPWKHVGREDESVRFHSDGLLVIDDGTITDFGPYAEVAPRHPGVSVTEITDRIILPGFIDGHIHLPQTRVLGAYGEQLLPWLQKWVFPEEHKYADRAYAEEGTKHFFDNLLASGTTTAQTFTTGNLTCNEVFFEEAARRNMRMIGGLTGIDRHVPDYFANTPEQFYDDSKTLIEKHHGVGRSLYAITPRFGFGASNELLAACRRLKQEYPELWINTHISENPAEIHGVLALHDDCHDYLGVYEKYDLVGPKFTGGHGVWLSNDEFRRISESGAAVSFCPSSNLYLGSGLFRLGRATDPEHRVLLNFGTDMGGGNRFSLLNSLEDAYKVGMLNNTLLDGSVIPSEQDLAESERNKLSPFRAFYSLTKGAAESLYIDHLVGSFDIGKEADFVVLDWNAGPPATAWHQSMLHDGGELTLEAASDLLFGIMMVSDERAVDETWVMGERAYKKA
- a CDS encoding VOC family protein encodes the protein MTSSHGYPAFRQVVLDTEDARSLAEFYHHLLALPYQEGDEPPLEGSPDPLGQDWLVLLGPDGRRLLAFQQVASMPPPTWPEGPRPQMLHLDFSVPDREELARHRDRALLLGATILRDDDADDPEEPIYIFADPSGHPFCIFVAASAGSSA
- the cofD gene encoding 2-phospho-L-lactate transferase, with amino-acid sequence MKVTVLAGGVGGARFLRGLRTHLRSRYPNGDGGSTAEVTAVVNTGDDMWLTGLRVCPDLDSIMYTLGGANDDERGWGRQGETERVSAELTAYGIGWPWFTLGDLDLGTHIARSSFLRDGLTLTEATARLAERWNPGVRLLPMSDQPVETHVVIDVEGQRKVVHFEEWWVKYRANVPAQRFIQVGVDAAKPTPQVLHAIEGADVILIAPSNPVVSIGTILGVNGVRNALRAARAPIVGVSPIISGAAVRGMADACLTAIGVETTAAAVAKHYGSRSRGGGLLDAWLIDETDAASAPVLEAAGIRTSVVPLWMSDPDTSAQLAADALAAAIR
- a CDS encoding aminotransferase class I/II-fold pyridoxal phosphate-dependent enzyme, giving the protein MLDQIVDAVEYRTPEGIAAAISRLIRSGALSAGDRLPTVRDVAATLGVSPATVSNAWQALSGVGLITSRGRAGSYVLQASTPWMPPHFGELAGSHVVARLDLSTGTPDPELLPDLSGALTKLPTRADTASYLSAPVLPDLDLLLRAAWPYPVASLTIVDGALDAISRSLETLVRYGDRVVVENPTFPPFLDLLDHIGVERLAVDLDAEGMLPEQLARALQLNPVAILLQPRAQNPTGLSMTESRMREIARVLRAHEHLGDPVVIEDDHSGEISSAPPLSIGRWLPHRTLHIRSYAKSHGPDLRIAALGGPEALIDRIVARRMLGPGWTSRMLQTILYELLTASSSVTTVHDARRMYQARQRLLSESLVRNGLPHQPSDGINTWIPVVDEKAAIVTLAASGIRVAAGSTFAATAPAPGHPQFLRVTAGRVREEFDQVGALLAGAARAT
- a CDS encoding nitrilase-related carbon-nitrogen hydrolase — protein: MTTVRAAITQTTWTGDKESMLQKHEGFMREAAAEGAQVICFQELFYGPYFGITQDKKYYRYAEPADGPIVQRFAALAKELNMVAILPIYEEEQTGVYYNTAVIVDADGTILGKYRKHHIPHLESFYEKFYFRPGNLGYPVFDTAVGKIGVHICYDRHFPEGWRELGLNGAQMVFNPNASKPGLSNRLWELEGPAAAGANQYFVLVPNRVGKEDNEYGDLAVNFYGTSYVVDPRGNYVGETGSSEHEEILIRDLDLDAIRDTRDDWQFYRDRRPDAYAEIVAP